A region of Malaciobacter marinus DNA encodes the following proteins:
- a CDS encoding CynX/NimT family MFS transporter yields the protein MKSNPHLLIIFLGIIFVSFNLRAPITSVGPVIDLIQAQYNLNSSMAGFITTLPLLAFAIFSPFVAKINHKIGHGLTMFAGLLLIIIGELVRSYTNVYGLFIGTILIGIGIAIGNVLIPSVIKHKFEKNVGSIISIYITGMCIFAALGSGLSIPATEIFGWNTSLAIWVILALLALVIWLPQLRKSENYNNSDDLKLEEIMQSKSIWKSPLAWWVTLYMGTQSLLFYTLITWIPSILIFKDFDSHFSGMMLLLFQLVGLPATLIVPIIADKIKHQKFIATIISLIYLLGIVTLLFAQSTFSVILSMIFIGLGTGGAISLAIGFISLRTPHVKKAAELSGMSQSAGYLFAAVGPILIGFIFDVTKSWTNALLVLIALILLLILFGLKAGRDELTHY from the coding sequence ATGAAATCAAATCCCCATTTATTAATAATTTTTTTAGGAATTATTTTTGTATCATTTAACTTAAGAGCACCCATTACATCAGTAGGTCCTGTTATTGATTTGATCCAAGCGCAATATAATTTAAACAGTAGTATGGCTGGATTCATTACTACTCTTCCATTATTAGCTTTTGCAATATTCTCTCCCTTTGTTGCGAAGATAAACCATAAAATTGGTCATGGTTTAACTATGTTTGCGGGACTTCTTTTAATAATAATAGGAGAATTAGTTCGTTCTTATACAAATGTTTATGGATTATTCATAGGTACTATATTAATAGGAATAGGAATTGCTATTGGAAACGTATTAATACCTAGTGTAATAAAACATAAATTTGAAAAAAATGTTGGAAGTATTATAAGTATTTATATTACCGGCATGTGTATATTTGCAGCTTTAGGCTCAGGATTAAGTATTCCTGCAACCGAAATTTTTGGTTGGAATACATCTTTAGCAATTTGGGTAATATTAGCTTTACTTGCTTTAGTAATATGGCTTCCTCAACTTAGGAAAAGTGAAAACTATAATAATAGTGATGACTTAAAACTAGAAGAAATTATGCAAAGTAAATCAATATGGAAATCTCCTCTTGCATGGTGGGTAACATTATATATGGGAACACAATCTTTATTGTTTTATACTTTAATTACGTGGATTCCTTCTATTCTTATATTTAAAGATTTTGATAGCCATTTTTCTGGAATGATGTTATTGTTATTTCAATTAGTGGGATTACCAGCTACTCTAATTGTTCCAATAATTGCAGATAAAATCAAACACCAAAAGTTTATTGCTACTATTATTTCTTTAATCTATTTACTTGGAATAGTTACACTTTTATTTGCGCAATCTACATTTAGTGTTATTTTATCTATGATATTTATAGGTCTTGGAACTGGTGGTGCTATTAGTTTAGCAATTGGATTTATATCATTAAGAACTCCTCATGTTAAAAAAGCTGCAGAGCTTTCAGGTATGTCACAATCAGCTGGATATTTATTTGCAGCTGTTGGACCGATATTAATTGGTTTTATATTTGATGTAACAAAATCATGGACAAATGCACTTTTAGTATTAATCGCATTAATCTTGTTATTAATTCTTTTTGGATTAAAAGCTGGGAGAGATGAATTAACCCACTATTAA
- the thiI gene encoding tRNA uracil 4-sulfurtransferase ThiI, with product MDKTEIKTQKFIIKFFPEVMIKGQKAKRQMIAQIYNNVRLLVKRVSEEITIKKFFDKVEVVCPIQVTPEIRQLLIETPGIELVLEAIQIDDVNTLDEIKVKVNEHMAKEIIGKTFVIRAKRTGEQDFKSTNIEQTVGGYMLAHNETKGVNLKNAEVTINVELIHNQLNIITFKHKGLGGFPLGTQGSILSLMSGGFDSTVASYMTMKRGVKTHFIFFNLGGVAHEIGVKQVAYYLWKRFGSSHRVSFISVPFDDVVTEIFNSTSEPYMGVTLKRVMLKAAEKIANEMKIDALLTGESVAQVSSQTLRNLALIDQFTNKLVLRPLCTMNKPEIMDIAAKIGTKKFAEAMPEYCGVISKSPVTHGSYERMEKESSKFDYSVVDKAVENRQITNINEIIADISEIGQMEVVTDFEESKKYTIIDIRQGQDCIKVENQEVLKIPFFNLKRDFKKLPQDKEYLFYCEKGILSQLHGQYLRDAENYTNIKVYRPKES from the coding sequence ATGGACAAAACAGAAATAAAAACACAAAAATTTATCATTAAATTTTTCCCAGAAGTTATGATCAAAGGTCAAAAAGCAAAAAGGCAAATGATTGCTCAAATTTATAATAATGTAAGATTATTGGTTAAAAGAGTTTCAGAAGAGATAACAATAAAAAAATTTTTCGATAAAGTTGAAGTTGTTTGCCCAATACAAGTAACACCAGAAATTAGACAATTATTAATAGAAACACCAGGAATAGAGCTGGTTTTAGAAGCTATTCAAATTGATGATGTAAATACTTTAGATGAAATAAAAGTAAAAGTAAATGAACATATGGCAAAAGAGATAATTGGTAAAACTTTTGTTATTAGAGCTAAAAGAACTGGTGAACAAGATTTTAAGTCAACAAATATAGAACAAACAGTTGGTGGATATATGCTTGCGCATAATGAAACTAAAGGTGTAAATTTAAAAAATGCAGAAGTAACTATAAATGTTGAGTTAATACATAATCAATTGAATATAATTACATTTAAACATAAAGGATTAGGCGGTTTTCCTTTAGGAACACAAGGAAGTATTCTTTCTTTGATGTCTGGAGGATTTGATTCAACAGTTGCAAGTTATATGACAATGAAAAGAGGAGTTAAAACTCACTTTATTTTCTTTAATCTTGGTGGAGTTGCCCATGAAATAGGGGTAAAACAAGTAGCATATTACTTATGGAAAAGATTTGGTTCTTCTCATAGAGTCTCTTTTATTTCTGTACCTTTTGATGATGTTGTAACTGAGATATTTAACTCAACAAGTGAACCATATATGGGAGTTACACTAAAAAGAGTGATGTTAAAAGCAGCAGAGAAAATAGCAAATGAGATGAAAATTGATGCACTTTTAACAGGTGAAAGTGTTGCTCAAGTATCAAGTCAAACTCTAAGAAATCTAGCATTAATTGATCAATTTACTAATAAATTAGTATTAAGACCTCTTTGTACTATGAATAAACCAGAAATCATGGATATAGCAGCAAAAATAGGAACTAAAAAATTTGCTGAAGCAATGCCTGAGTATTGCGGAGTAATTTCAAAATCACCAGTAACACACGGCTCATATGAAAGAATGGAAAAAGAGTCAAGTAAATTTGATTATTCAGTTGTTGATAAAGCAGTTGAAAATAGACAAATTACTAATATAAATGAAATAATAGCTGATATCTCAGAAATAGGGCAAATGGAAGTTGTAACAGATTTTGAAGAGTCTAAAAAATATACTATTATTGATATTAGACAAGGACAAGATTGTATCAAAGTAGAAAATCAAGAAGTTTTAAAAATCCCATTTTTTAATCTAAAAAGAGATTTCAAAAAACTTCCACAAGATAAAGAGTACCTTTTTTACTGTGAAAAAGGAATACTAAGCCAACTACATGGACAATACTTAAGAGATGCAGAAAACTACACAAATATCAAAGTTTATAGACCCAAAGAGTCTTAA
- a CDS encoding UPF0323 family lipoprotein yields MKKKSHIKKISDYAMVGGLGALLVTGLVGCQEKTNDQQQTQQGAFSNASKKQDAFVVVEQLPNNGGYTIVDEFPANKTTIVLRKPDGTERILTQNEIDQLVKQEAQRIDNGTSPLTNPEVSSGSMGLGGVLLSSIAGAMIGSWIGNKLFNNQNYQNQRKTQYKSPQTYSRSQSSFKKAASSANRTSSTKRSGFFGSKSSSTRSSSSFFGG; encoded by the coding sequence TTGAAAAAGAAAAGTCATATTAAAAAAATATCAGATTATGCGATGGTTGGTGGTCTTGGAGCACTTTTAGTGACAGGGCTAGTTGGTTGTCAAGAAAAAACAAATGATCAACAACAAACTCAACAAGGAGCATTTTCAAATGCTTCTAAAAAACAAGATGCCTTCGTAGTAGTAGAACAACTACCTAACAATGGTGGATATACAATTGTAGATGAATTTCCAGCAAATAAAACTACTATTGTTTTAAGAAAGCCAGATGGAACAGAAAGAATATTAACACAAAATGAAATTGATCAATTAGTAAAACAAGAAGCACAAAGAATTGACAATGGAACATCACCACTTACAAATCCTGAGGTATCAAGTGGAAGTATGGGATTAGGTGGAGTATTATTATCTTCAATTGCTGGGGCTATGATTGGTTCTTGGATTGGTAATAAACTATTTAATAATCAAAACTATCAAAACCAAAGAAAGACTCAATACAAGTCTCCACAAACATACAGTAGATCACAAAGTTCGTTTAAAAAAGCTGCAAGTTCAGCAAATAGAACAAGTTCTACAAAAAGAAGTGGATTTTTTGGAAGCAAATCTTCATCTACTAGATCATCAAGTTCATTTTTTGGTGGATAA
- a CDS encoding glutathionylspermidine synthase family protein, with amino-acid sequence MKLEKLEALTNEYLESIGFIWHTDEDKTSYIANEVVQITQEEAESYYEACNELYDMFCEAGDYVIENNLFHEINIPFNLVDAIKESWENDVHWHLYSRFDLAGGIDGKPIKLIEFNADTPTSLFETAIIQWALLKANGLDEASQFNNVYEALKDNFKRIITLDTDIEKFEEHYQELGWKILFSSIAGSIEDENTTKLLQHIATEAGFNTDFEYIDKVEFSDDGIFAKEQSFEFWFKLIPWEDIAIDENELALLLTEILENRKAIIFNPAYTLMFQSKGFMKILWDLYPNHPLLLETSFEPLQDKKQVEKRCFGREGANTKIINKDGSIDVETDGAYEGHKAIYQEYVELPKDEQGMTYQAGVFFAYEACGLGFRRGEKILDNMSKFVGHIIK; translated from the coding sequence ATGAAATTAGAAAAACTAGAAGCTCTTACAAATGAATATTTGGAGTCTATTGGTTTTATTTGGCACACGGATGAAGATAAAACTTCTTATATTGCAAACGAAGTAGTTCAAATCACTCAAGAAGAAGCAGAGTCATATTATGAAGCTTGCAATGAGTTATATGATATGTTTTGTGAAGCTGGTGATTATGTAATAGAAAATAATCTATTTCATGAAATAAATATTCCTTTTAACTTAGTTGATGCTATTAAAGAGTCTTGGGAAAATGATGTTCATTGGCATTTGTATTCAAGATTTGATTTAGCAGGTGGTATAGATGGTAAACCTATTAAATTAATAGAGTTTAATGCTGATACTCCAACATCACTATTTGAAACTGCGATTATTCAATGGGCTTTACTAAAAGCAAATGGACTTGATGAAGCTAGTCAATTTAATAACGTATATGAAGCATTGAAAGATAACTTTAAAAGAATAATTACACTTGATACAGATATAGAAAAATTTGAAGAACATTATCAAGAGTTAGGTTGGAAGATACTATTTTCATCAATTGCAGGTTCAATCGAAGATGAAAATACAACAAAACTACTTCAACATATTGCAACAGAAGCTGGCTTTAATACAGACTTTGAGTATATAGATAAAGTTGAGTTTAGTGATGATGGGATTTTTGCAAAAGAACAAAGTTTTGAATTTTGGTTTAAATTAATTCCATGGGAAGATATAGCTATTGATGAAAATGAGTTAGCCTTATTATTAACAGAAATACTTGAAAATAGAAAAGCGATTATTTTTAACCCAGCTTATACTTTGATGTTTCAGTCAAAAGGATTTATGAAGATTTTATGGGACTTATACCCAAATCATCCATTACTTTTAGAAACTTCATTTGAACCTTTACAGGACAAAAAACAAGTTGAAAAAAGATGTTTTGGAAGAGAAGGTGCAAACACTAAAATCATAAACAAAGATGGTTCTATTGATGTAGAAACTGACGGTGCATATGAAGGTCATAAAGCAATTTATCAAGAGTATGTAGAACTACCTAAAGACGAACAAGGTATGACATATCAAGCTGGCGTATTTTTTGCATATGAAGCTTGTGGATTAGGATTTAGAAGAGGTGAAAAGATTTTAGACAATATGTCTAAATTTGTAGGACATATCATCAAATAA
- a CDS encoding tetraacyldisaccharide 4'-kinase — protein MKQKLFLWIEDYLFYPNTLQKIISFLFLPLTLIYLFIILIKRGLSKPQDFGIPVISVGNLIAGGSGKTPLTIALVKNKEDACVILRGYGRKSKGLYIISNKGKILQDIDVSGDEAMLLANSLPEATVIVSEDRVEAIKKAKELGCKIVFLDDGFSKYNINKFDILIKPKDEPTNIFCLPSGGYREPRMFYSFAQIVLQEGKSFKRFVSYSLNQKNVNVLPHKLLLLTAISKPKRLLDYLPKGVKVVAFEDHHTFTNEEIEKIKNEYKGYFIVTTQKDYVKLKKFDLGDVYLMNLELQLDNKNIDFSLMNDYINSYKKINE, from the coding sequence TTGAAACAAAAGCTTTTTTTATGGATAGAAGATTATCTCTTCTATCCTAATACTTTGCAAAAAATCATATCTTTTTTATTTTTACCTCTAACTTTAATATATCTTTTTATTATTTTAATAAAAAGAGGCTTGTCAAAACCTCAAGATTTTGGCATACCTGTAATTAGTGTAGGTAATTTGATTGCAGGTGGGAGTGGAAAAACTCCTTTGACAATCGCACTTGTAAAAAACAAAGAAGATGCTTGTGTAATACTTAGGGGTTATGGCAGGAAGTCCAAAGGTCTTTATATAATATCAAATAAAGGTAAGATTCTTCAAGATATAGATGTAAGTGGTGATGAAGCAATGCTTTTAGCAAATTCACTTCCTGAAGCTACAGTTATTGTAAGTGAAGATAGGGTAGAAGCAATAAAAAAAGCAAAAGAGCTAGGTTGTAAAATAGTATTTTTAGATGATGGTTTTTCAAAATATAATATAAATAAATTCGATATCTTAATTAAACCAAAAGATGAGCCAACAAATATATTTTGTCTTCCAAGTGGTGGTTATAGAGAACCAAGAATGTTCTACTCATTTGCACAAATTGTTTTACAAGAAGGCAAGAGTTTTAAAAGATTTGTTTCATATAGTTTAAACCAAAAGAATGTAAATGTTCTCCCACATAAACTACTTTTACTTACAGCAATTTCAAAACCAAAAAGACTACTTGATTATCTACCAAAAGGTGTGAAAGTTGTAGCTTTTGAAGATCACCATACTTTTACAAATGAAGAAATAGAAAAAATCAAAAATGAATATAAAGGCTACTTTATAGTTACTACACAAAAAGATTATGTAAAATTAAAAAAGTTTGATTTAGGTGATGTTTATTTGATGAACTTAGAGTTACAACTAGATAATAAAAATATTGATTTTTCTTTAATGAATGATTATATAAATAGCTATAAGAAGATAAATGAATAA
- a CDS encoding DegT/DnrJ/EryC1/StrS family aminotransferase yields MKEILFYNSSVNEEELNQIKSVLENSKDGSKVLEFEENMAKFVGARHAIATCNSTSAIHLALSSIKLKRGDKILMSVNSFVNIPEVVRHFDAEPIFIDINNDDMNIDLNKFEKTLEENKSKKLRGAIISFIAGQTPDLNRLYDICEKYGIILIEDATCALGVTYNDETVGSLRADMTIFSTNPSNGKHALSRSGIIVTNNEEIANRARLLRTHAITTTYDDYGNLDYIYDVVDIGHKYDMSELDAAFSLAQLQKTNKFIKRRKEIAKIYQERLSNVKHITIASSKEEHIFTHFIIKISRNRDAFARALKEKGIATGLHYIPLHLLSYYKSKYSIKITEFPAALTSYQQILSIPMYPSLTNEEVNYICDTIIDIASEWI; encoded by the coding sequence ATGAAAGAAATATTATTTTATAACTCTTCTGTTAATGAAGAAGAGTTAAATCAAATTAAATCAGTTTTAGAAAACAGTAAAGATGGTTCAAAGGTTTTAGAGTTTGAAGAAAACATGGCAAAATTTGTTGGTGCAAGACATGCAATTGCAACTTGTAACTCAACTTCTGCAATACACCTTGCATTAAGTTCAATCAAGCTAAAAAGAGGGGACAAAATCTTGATGTCTGTTAACTCTTTTGTGAATATTCCTGAAGTTGTAAGACATTTTGATGCAGAACCTATTTTTATTGATATAAATAATGATGATATGAATATTGATTTAAATAAATTTGAAAAAACTTTAGAAGAGAATAAATCAAAAAAACTAAGAGGTGCAATTATTTCATTTATTGCAGGACAAACTCCAGATTTAAATAGATTATATGATATTTGTGAAAAATATGGAATTATATTAATAGAAGATGCAACTTGTGCATTGGGAGTAACTTATAATGATGAAACAGTTGGTTCATTAAGAGCTGATATGACTATTTTTTCTACTAACCCATCAAATGGTAAGCATGCTTTAAGTAGATCAGGAATTATTGTTACAAATAATGAAGAAATAGCTAATAGAGCAAGATTATTAAGAACTCATGCTATTACTACAACATATGATGATTATGGAAACTTAGATTATATTTATGATGTTGTTGATATAGGTCATAAGTATGATATGAGTGAGCTTGATGCAGCATTTTCTTTAGCACAACTTCAAAAAACAAATAAATTTATTAAAAGAAGAAAAGAGATAGCGAAAATCTATCAAGAAAGATTATCTAATGTAAAACATATAACTATTGCTTCTTCAAAAGAAGAACATATTTTTACTCATTTTATTATTAAGATATCAAGAAATAGAGATGCTTTTGCAAGAGCTTTAAAAGAAAAAGGAATTGCAACAGGATTACACTATATTCCTTTACATTTATTAAGTTATTATAAAAGTAAATACTCAATTAAAATTACAGAGTTCCCAGCTGCACTTACTTCATATCAGCAAATTTTATCAATACCTATGTATCCTAGTTTAACAAATGAAGAAGTTAACTATATTTGTGATACGATTATTGATATTGCTTCTGAATGGATATAA
- a CDS encoding NAD+ synthase yields MINWNDIEKQLIEFLKNQLSKTGLSKVTVGLSGGLDSAVVAVLCKKAFKENIKCVLMPSQFSSKSSVEDAKKLCETFSIDYEIVDITPMINAYIDKMDNDKLRIGNYSARVRMSVLYDISSRDSSIVVGTSNKSELLLGYGTIFGDIACAINPIGEIYKSDEFEFAKYLNVIDEIINKKPSADLWENQTDEEELGYTYKQMDDALKLLVDEKKTKEEIVSLGHDDKLVDMLKYRIKANEFKGKLPIIANIKWS; encoded by the coding sequence TTGATTAACTGGAATGATATAGAGAAACAATTAATAGAATTTTTAAAGAACCAACTAAGTAAAACTGGACTTTCTAAAGTTACAGTTGGGCTGTCAGGTGGTTTAGATTCTGCAGTGGTTGCAGTATTATGTAAAAAAGCTTTCAAAGAAAATATAAAATGTGTACTTATGCCCTCACAATTTTCAAGTAAAAGTAGTGTCGAAGATGCAAAAAAGCTTTGCGAAACTTTTTCTATTGATTATGAGATAGTTGATATTACACCAATGATAAATGCATATATTGATAAAATGGACAATGATAAACTTAGAATTGGAAACTATTCTGCAAGAGTAAGAATGTCTGTACTTTATGATATATCTTCAAGAGATTCATCAATTGTAGTAGGAACATCAAATAAAAGTGAACTACTATTAGGATATGGAACAATATTTGGTGATATTGCGTGTGCAATTAATCCTATTGGAGAAATTTATAAAAGTGATGAATTTGAATTTGCTAAATACTTAAATGTTATTGATGAAATAATCAATAAAAAACCAAGTGCAGATTTATGGGAAAATCAAACAGATGAAGAAGAATTAGGTTACACATATAAACAAATGGATGATGCACTAAAGTTATTAGTTGATGAAAAGAAAACTAAAGAAGAGATTGTATCTTTAGGACATGATGATAAGTTAGTAGATATGTTGAAATACAGAATTAAAGCAAATGAATTCAAAGGTAAATTACCTATAATTGCAAATATAAAATGGAGTTAA
- a CDS encoding (2Fe-2S)-binding protein, producing the protein MAKSFPHSYEVCNCKHVTLGEIIYAIKERDASTLEDLGHLTDAGTCCKCCQDSSCDIGEEKMELYLTQILKKFKK; encoded by the coding sequence ATGGCTAAAAGTTTCCCTCATTCTTATGAAGTTTGTAATTGCAAACATGTAACTTTAGGTGAAATTATTTATGCAATTAAAGAAAGAGATGCAAGTACATTAGAAGATTTAGGTCATTTAACTGATGCTGGGACTTGTTGTAAATGTTGTCAAGATTCAAGTTGTGACATTGGTGAAGAAAAAATGGAACTATACTTAACACAAATATTAAAAAAATTTAAGAAATGA
- a CDS encoding (2Fe-2S)-binding protein produces the protein MQSFDDAYEVCNCKNVTVRDIKKVISYKNCNLGKIQELTNAGTECRFCLMKETDFGKIKKKVYCKDILNDYIRRIDG, from the coding sequence TTGCAAAGTTTTGATGACGCTTATGAAGTTTGTAATTGTAAAAATGTTACTGTTAGGGACATAAAAAAAGTTATTAGTTACAAAAACTGTAATTTAGGTAAAATACAAGAGCTTACAAACGCAGGAACTGAGTGTAGATTTTGCCTTATGAAAGAGACTGACTTTGGTAAAATTAAAAAGAAAGTTTATTGTAAAGATATTTTAAATGATTATATAAGGAGAATTGATGGCTAA
- a CDS encoding TerB family tellurite resistance protein: MKLIVLLIIAVILYFIARSYKTEKFANIKLDIKEKFEGDLMQHEAGLLVALMAKVAKADGEVCELEAQLLKHTLNDISRHFENQDEIREKLKDIYKKEKESFNNTLEICQNLYKLTKNNYQKRVKIMEYLLNLAFIDKDFSNTEFMITEDIAKALQIKTEDFQKLVNAFETFYKKQKEAEGISLEKAYEVLEARKDDDSNIIKKKYRTLVKKHHPDIIAGQGASQNIIDEATNKLQEINEAYEIIKKSRGE; this comes from the coding sequence ATGAAACTTATAGTTCTATTGATTATTGCAGTTATATTGTATTTTATAGCACGAAGTTATAAAACAGAAAAGTTCGCAAATATTAAGTTGGATATCAAAGAAAAATTTGAAGGCGATCTTATGCAACACGAAGCAGGCTTGCTTGTAGCGTTGATGGCAAAGGTTGCAAAAGCAGATGGAGAAGTATGTGAACTTGAAGCACAACTTTTAAAACATACGTTAAATGATATTTCAAGACATTTTGAAAATCAAGATGAAATTAGAGAAAAATTAAAAGATATTTATAAAAAAGAGAAAGAGAGCTTTAACAATACTCTTGAAATTTGTCAAAATTTATACAAATTAACTAAAAACAATTATCAAAAAAGAGTTAAAATAATGGAGTATTTATTAAATCTTGCATTTATTGATAAAGATTTTTCAAATACAGAGTTTATGATAACAGAAGATATTGCAAAAGCATTGCAAATTAAAACAGAAGATTTTCAAAAACTAGTAAATGCTTTTGAGACGTTTTATAAAAAGCAAAAAGAAGCAGAGGGAATATCGTTAGAAAAAGCATATGAAGTTTTAGAAGCAAGAAAAGATGATGATAGTAATATTATTAAGAAAAAATATAGAACTTTAGTAAAAAAACATCATCCAGATATAATTGCAGGTCAAGGAGCAAGTCAAAATATTATTGATGAAGCAACAAATAAACTTCAAGAAATTAACGAAGCTTATGAAATAATAAAAAAATCAAGAGGCGAATAA
- the tatB gene encoding Sec-independent protein translocase protein TatB, translating to MFGMGFFEITLVAVIAIIALGPEKLPKAMVEIARFLKKFKSGVEDAKSTLDNELSISEMREEANKFKAQIEDAKSSVNVNNMDLGLNDIMNDTNYEENEVASKKEVTSKKEKKKKKKSQEKDEIKNLETNQEEISTKDEVSKNEDPSNKFKVKFDDEKVKEDS from the coding sequence ATGTTTGGAATGGGCTTTTTTGAAATAACGCTAGTTGCAGTAATTGCAATTATTGCATTAGGACCTGAAAAATTACCTAAAGCTATGGTAGAAATAGCTAGATTTTTAAAGAAATTTAAATCTGGTGTAGAAGATGCAAAATCTACACTTGACAATGAATTAAGTATATCTGAGATGAGAGAAGAAGCTAACAAATTTAAAGCTCAAATTGAAGATGCAAAATCATCAGTAAATGTAAATAATATGGATTTAGGACTAAATGATATTATGAATGATACTAATTATGAAGAAAATGAAGTAGCTTCAAAAAAAGAAGTGACTTCTAAAAAAGAAAAAAAGAAAAAAAAGAAATCTCAAGAAAAAGATGAGATTAAAAATCTTGAAACAAATCAAGAAGAAATTTCAACAAAAGATGAAGTTTCAAAAAACGAAGACCCATCAAACAAATTTAAAGTTAAATTTGATGATGAGAAAGTAAAGGAAGATAGTTAA
- the tatC gene encoding twin-arginine translocase subunit TatC: MLEDLKPHIADLRKRLVNATIALVLGFIVCFFFYEPILEWMMVPVEAVLPEKSQMVAIEVQETFFTALKVAFFSGFILVLPVIFWQLWLFLAPGLYDHEKKLVIPFVFFGTLMFLIGASFAYYIVIPYGFEFLINFGSTVVTVLPSIGKYVGFFTKLLLGFGIAFELPVVTFFLAKIGLVDDKMLKDFFKYAVVIIFIVASLLTPPDVLTQFLMAGPLIILYCVSIYIAKVFNPAKDLDEEDDDEE; this comes from the coding sequence ATGTTAGAAGATTTAAAACCCCATATTGCTGACCTTAGAAAAAGATTAGTTAATGCAACAATTGCACTTGTACTAGGTTTTATTGTATGTTTTTTCTTTTATGAACCAATTTTAGAGTGGATGATGGTACCAGTTGAAGCTGTATTACCAGAAAAATCTCAAATGGTTGCAATTGAAGTTCAAGAGACATTCTTTACTGCATTAAAAGTTGCATTTTTCTCTGGATTTATTCTAGTATTACCTGTTATTTTTTGGCAATTATGGCTATTTTTAGCTCCAGGTCTTTATGACCATGAAAAAAAATTAGTAATTCCATTTGTATTTTTTGGAACACTAATGTTTTTAATTGGTGCATCATTTGCTTATTATATTGTTATTCCTTATGGATTTGAGTTTTTAATTAATTTTGGTTCAACAGTTGTAACAGTATTACCAAGTATTGGTAAATATGTAGGTTTTTTTACAAAATTATTATTAGGTTTTGGAATTGCATTTGAGTTACCCGTAGTTACTTTTTTCTTAGCAAAAATTGGACTTGTTGATGACAAAATGTTAAAAGACTTCTTTAAATATGCAGTTGTAATTATATTTATTGTAGCTTCGCTTTTAACTCCACCAGATGTTTTAACACAATTTTTAATGGCAGGTCCACTAATTATACTTTATTGTGTTTCAATTTATATTGCAAAAGTATTTAACCCAGCAAAAGATTTAGATGAAGAAGATGATGACGAAGAATAG